The genomic window AAGGGGCAGATTGCGGTGATCGTGCCCTCGCGGGCCCGGATCTCGTCGAGTACTCGCCGCACCATCGCGCCCGCCACGCCCTGGTGTTGATGACTCGACTCGACCTCAGTGTGCCGGAGGGCGTACCGGTTGGGCTTCAGGCGGGTGTAGTAGAGCCAGCCGACCAGCTCGCTGTCGCGGTAGAGCTCGAAGCGGCCATGATCGAGGCTGTCGATCAGCTCCTCGGCTACCAGTGGCTGTCCTTCACTGCTCATCGGCTCACCCTTCCAACGTGTAGTTACGCCGCGCGATCAGAAGACCCAGATTTTGGGCCTTGAAGTCCAAGTATGGAATCTGACTGCTCATCAGGTATTCCTATCGATCACCTTGATTAATTCACCATGCTGGCTGTTCCTGGTCGTGTCGATGTACGGGTTGCGTGCAGCGAGGACAGTGAACAGGGTGGCGACGAGGGCAAGTCCGCCGTATCCGAGGACGATCTGCGGTAACGAGAAGGTGTTCGAAAGTTCCCCGGAGATGAGGCTGGGGAAGGCGGCGCTGCTGTAGCAGAGGACGTAGATCACGCTGAAGATCGGTGCCCGGTCGGCCAGGGTGCTGTCGTGCAGCAGGCCGCGGGTGGCGGCGCTGATGGCGATTCCTTGACCGGCGCCGGCGACGATGGTTGCGGCGATGAACAACGCCAGTGTGCCGATGACGATCGCTGCGATGATGCCGATCCATCCAGCCAGGAAGATGAGCATACCGATGCGTTGGGCCGCCGCGGATGTGAACCGACCGCCGAGGGGAGCGCCGAGAACGCTGGGGGCCATGTAGGCGGCGAACACCAGTCCGAGGATGAGCGGGCTGTGAGTGTGGAGCCGATCTTCGACCAGCGTGGGCACGAAGGCCTGGTAGAAAGCCCCGGTCGCCCAGGTGGCCAGGAACACCGCTGCCGCGACAGGGAGCAGATGCCTGATCCGGGCCGGTACGCGGACCCGCGGTAGCAGTGACCGCCAAGCGCCCGGCGTCGGCTTTGCGGTTTCCGGGCTGATGACAATGAGTGCGGCAGATAGTACGAGGAGACCGGCGCAAACCAGGTAGATGAGGTCGCGTGGCCAGGGGCCGAACTGGACTAGGGCGCCGGAGGCGATGGCGCCGAGGGTGAGGCCGAGCATGGGTCCCTGGCTGGAGGCGACGGTGGCCAACCACTCCGGCCTGGTGGGTGCGGCGTCGACAATGTAGGAGGTGAGGCTGCTGCTGGCCAACCCGGTACCGACGCCCATCAGTAGCCGACCGGCCAGCAGGGCGCCGATGTCGTGCACGTTCAGCAGCAGCAGACAGCCCAGCAGAAGCAGGCCGAGGCTGGCGATCGCGGTGAGCCGTCGGCCCAGATGATTGGACAGTCGCCCCAGCACCAACAGTGCGGCGATAGTGCCGACGGAGTAGGTGACGACGGCCATCGAGATGCCGGCGTTGGTGAACCCGTCCTCACCCCGGTAGATGTTGAACAGGGGGATCGGCGCGGCCGACGCGGCAAACGAGGCCACCAGGGAGACCACCCCAGATAAGAATGCCAGCCGGAGGGTTCTGCCCCGGCGAGCCTGGTTAATCACTGGCGCCAGTTTTGCATCGATACGTACCTCTTCTTTGTCTGAACCGGCCCTGGAGTTTCTGGAGGCTTCGGGTGGGTGCGCAGACACTTGACCAGTCCGCTGAGGTGTCCCTACGAGTCGTCCGACCCTGACCACGTAGCTGAAGCTGATCCACGAGGGCCCGGTTGCTGCCTCCGAGTCCCTATGGACGAACGCGGATGACCGTCTTCCCCTTGGTCCGCTCGCTTGGGTTGAGGGCGGCGACGGCGTCGTCGAGGGCCGCGACGGTGCCGATGTTCGTCCGCACGCGTCCGTCCCGGACCCGCCGGACGATCTCACCCAGCTGGGCGCGGTCGGACACGACAACGAAGTCGATCGCCAGGCCGTCAGCGGGCCGCGCCTCCGGCGGCCCGGTGACGGTCACCAGCGTTCCTCCGGCTCGAACCAGACCCGCGGACCGCTTCTGGATGTCACCGCCGATGACATCGAAGACCAAATCGACTCCGCCGACATCTTCCAGGGGATCGTTGTCGAGGTCCACGAACTCGTGCGCGCCGAAGTCGACTGCGGTCTGCCGGCCGCTGGCACGTCCGGTGCCGATGACGTAGGCGCCGGCCTCACGGGCGAGCTGGGTCGCCATCGAACCGACTGCGCCGGCCGCGCCGTGCACCAGGACGCTCTGCCCCTCCAGGAGGTGGCCGTGATCGAACAGCCCCTGCCACGCGGTCAGGCCCGCCATCGCGACGCCAGCGCCCACCGTGAAGTCGACGTCGCCCGGCAGCGGTGCGAGGTTGCGTGCCTCGACGACTGTGTACTCTGCGAGGGTGCCGTCGCGTGTCCAGTCCGTGATGCCGAACACCCGCTGTCCCACCGACAGGCCGGTTGTGCCATAGCTGAGGGCGGTGACCACACCGGCTACCTCGTGTCCGGGGATCGACGGCGTGCGGTCGAAGCCGCGGCGATCGACCCAGGTCGATGGCCACTCCAGTTCGTTCCCGGTGAATCCCGACGCATAAACTTTAACGACGACATCGCCGTAGTTCGCGCCCTCCAGGCTCGCGAGCCTCGCTGCGTCGGGGTCTGGCCGCTCCGCCAGCGTCATCCCAGCCGTTCCCGCGGCTTGGTCCGTCACCACGATCGCTTTCATCTGAATACCTCTCTGTATCAGTCCTCGCCTACCCGCTTACGACGTAACGGGGGTCTCTGCTGGGCCGCGTCCTTATACGACCGCTGATGATGGTCTTGCCCTTGACCGGCCCGGTCGGGTTGAAGGCGGCAACGACGCCGTCGAGGGTCGCGACGTTGCCGATGTTCGCCCGCAGTCGCCCATCCCGGACCCGCTGGACCACCTGAACGACGTTTGAACGCCGGACAGCTACGTCTCGTCGTTCTCGAACGCGGTGAGCTCCTCGTCGTGGTCGCCTTCCGCGGGTTTGTGCTGGGGGTAGGCGCCGACGCCGGGATGGACCTTGTCGATGAGATTAGGGCAAATGGGTGCGACCCTGGGTTGCTCCCGGGTGCTCGGGGTCGATGAGGTCGGCGTACTCGGGATTGTGATCGATGAAGGTGCGCACGATCGGGCACATGACTGTGACCGTCTTGCCTTGCACGCGCACGTCGTCCAGGACGCGTCGGATCAGCTCGGTGGCGATGCCCTGTTTGCGGAACTCGGGGAACACCGAGGTGGCCAGCAGCACGAGTCGGTCGTCTCCGGCGACGTTGTAGGTCAGCCCGGCCACCTCTCGGTCCCCGACAAGCGCGTCGTAGATACCGAGTTTCTCGTCGTTGACGACTTGGAAGTCGAACGCGGGGGCGTGGGGATCGTCGATTACCTCGTCGATGAGGACGGCCTGATCCTGGCCGAGCGTGTCTTTCTCGTCGGGGTATCCGGCCTCGTCGGGGTACTCGAAGGCGTAGCGAGTCGGCTCGGTTGCGTCGGTCATGGGGGTGCGCCTTCGTTGATGGTCATCAGATCACTCCCGGTCGTGGCGGTAGTCGTACTCGCCCAGCCGCATGTCGTCGACGGGAGGTGAACGCCCAGCCATCGACGTACTTCTCGCTCCTGCAGGGGTCGTTCTCGTGCTTGGGTGTGCCGAGTCCTTACGAGCGAACGCGGATGATCGTCTTTCCCTTGATCCGCTCCGTCGGGTTGAAGGCGGCGACGGCGTCGTCGAGGGTCGCGACGTTGCCGATGTTCGTCCGCAGCCGACCATCCCTGATCCGCTGGACGACCTCACCCAGTTGCGCGCGATCGGCCTCGACAACGAAATCAACCGTCAGGCCGTCCGCCGGCTGTGCTTCGGGCGGGCCGGCAATGGTCACCAGCATTCCTCCGGCTCGGACCAGACCCGCAGAACGCTTCTGGATGTCGCCACCGATCACGTCGAAAACCAGATCGACGCCGGCCACGTCTTCCAGGGCGTCGTTGCCGAGGTCGACGAACTCCTGCGCGCCGAAGTCGAGCGCGGTCTGGCGGTCGGCGGCACGTCCGGTGCCGATGACGTAGGCGCCGGCCTCTTTGGCGAGCTGGGTCACCATCGAGCCGACTCCACCGGCCGCACCATGTACGAGGACGCTCTGCCCCGCCTGGAAACGGCCGTGCACGAACAGTCCCTGCCACGCGGTCAGGCCCGAGATCGGCAGGCTCGCCCCTACCGTGAAATCGACATCGCCCGGCAGCGGCGCAAGGTTGCGCGCCTCGATGGCCACGTACTCGGCCAGGGTGCCGTCGCGACTCCAGTCCGCGAGGCCGAACACCCGCTGTCCGACCGACAGACCCCTCGAGCCATAGCCGAGCGCGCTGACGACGCCAGCCACCTCATGGCCGGGGATCGACGGCGTGCGGTCCCGCCCGAGTCGATCGGTCCAGGTCCCGGGCCACGTCAGCTCGCCCGGGGTGAATCCCGACGCATGTACCTCAACGAGGACGTCGTTTGCCGTCGCCTCCGGCTCCGGTCGCTCCGCCAGCATCATCCCGGCCGTTCCTGCGGCCTCGTCGGTCACAACAATCGCTTTCATTTGGACGCCTCTCTGTATCAGTCGTTCGCCGACACGGCACTTCACTTCACCATTTAGTGACGCCAGAGGTCGGTGTCTTACCCAGCTGACCGGAAAGATCTGTGACGCGGCGTCGACGCCGGTGCACTTTGTTCGAGGCCACTCGTTGGTCGTATCCCTGGCCCAGCTGCGGCACACCATCGCCGACCTCTATACCGGCGGCGAAGCCAGCCTCTCGACCCCACGCGTCGACTGGCCAGGCGCCGGCCGGGCCAGGGGCGCTGCGTCGGGGGGAGCAACGCTTCCAGGCTCGGAATCCAGCGAGCTGGGCGCTGGCCGCTGGCGGGCGAAAGTCGACGTTTTCCGTGCGAGGGGTCTTGGCGCGACACGATGGCCGACAGTAGGTGCCGGTCGTCTTCACCGCGGTGAGAAAGCTGCCATCGAGTCGTTCCTCCCATGTTGTCCGGATTTGGGTCCGCCCGAGTCGCGGGAGGCGACGACGATCGCCGCCCTGATGCGTGAACGACGGCAAAGCCTAGCGCTAACGGACTGATGAGTCCAATTCCTGGTTTGGCGTTGAGCGAGTTCAGGTGGGGGCACCTTGGCCATAACCGCCTTTTAGTGCAGCGCACGCCACCCCGAGGTGATGGTTCGCGAGGGGTCGAGCGGTTCTGGCGACGAGCGATCAACTGGACCATTCAGTCCGCGAAGGCTAGCCTGCGGAGGTACTCGGTCATGGGGTGATTCGCCCGGCCACAGCCCCCGCTCAGACTGCGGCTCGGCTACTGCTGGATCCGAGTATCTGGACCGTCACTACCAGGATCTACAGGAAGGCGCGGCTGATGGAAACCGATCAGGATCGTGTCGTCGCATCCGCCCGAGCTGTCCTTCCGGCCAGTGAGCGCCGGCGCACGGACATGACCACCCGCGGCTTCACGTTCGTCGCCGATGAACCGCACAACGGCGCACTCGGCGAAGGCCCGACGCCGACGGAGTACCTGTTGATGGCGCTCGCGTCGTGCACTGCTCAGACGCTGCGGCAGTACGTCGACTATAAGTACGACACCGCCGGTGACATCACCGTCGAGATCGACTACCACGAACCCGAGCAGGAAGGCGCAGAGCGTTACCTGCAGCGCACGATCACGCTGAGCGAAGAACCTGACCCCGACGACTTGAAGGTGATGCATGACATTGCCGAGAAGTCCCCGGTGACCCTGCTGATCCAGTTCGCATGGAGCGTGAGAACCGAGTTCGTCGGGCCGCGCTGAAATCAGGCCGCTCGCGGCTCGGCGATCACGGCCGAGCAGCAACCGGTTGTCGTTCCGCCCCAGGCGGCGACAGTGTTTCCGCCGGCCGCGACAGCTTGAACGCGATGCGGCACCTTGCCTGCGGCGCAGGTCCTAGTCCTGGCGGACGGCCGGTGACTCGTGCCGGCAGCTCAGAACAGAGTCGGTGCGGTCGGCTCGATGACGCTGAAGCGTCTGCCGAGCAGGGCGAAGTTGTCGGAGGTCGTGTCGTCGGGGATCGGCAGCCCGTGGCGCTGCAATGCCTGGTCCACCAGTGCCCAGACGAGGTCACGGTAATGACGGGGCGTGCGCGAGCCGTGCGCGTAGAATTCGGCGTACGTGGAGAGCAGTTCGGGATGCTGGCGGCGCAGCCAAGCGAAGAACAGGTCTTTGACGCTGCGCATCAGGTACAGCGGTGTCGGGAGAATGTTGCCTGCCCCTGCGTCGGCCAGGGTGCCGATCAACTCGTCGATCTGCTCGGTGCTGTCTGTCAGTTCGGGCGGGATCGGCGCGACGAACACGGTGGGGGTGAGGCCGGCGTCGCGCATGGCTCGCAGTGTGA from Micromonospora kangleipakensis includes these protein-coding regions:
- a CDS encoding GNAT family N-acetyltransferase → MSSEGQPLVAEELIDSLDHGRFELYRDSELVGWLYYTRLKPNRYALRHTEVESSHQHQGVAGAMVRRVLDEIRAREGTITAICPFVVDYLSRTTAYVDLIDARHPGYPDRAAAESALATAGG
- a CDS encoding MFS transporter: MVSLVASFAASAAPIPLFNIYRGEDGFTNAGISMAVVTYSVGTIAALLVLGRLSNHLGRRLTAIASLGLLLLGCLLLLNVHDIGALLAGRLLMGVGTGLASSSLTSYIVDAAPTRPEWLATVASSQGPMLGLTLGAIASGALVQFGPWPRDLIYLVCAGLLVLSAALIVISPETAKPTPGAWRSLLPRVRVPARIRHLLPVAAAVFLATWATGAFYQAFVPTLVEDRLHTHSPLILGLVFAAYMAPSVLGAPLGGRFTSAAAQRIGMLIFLAGWIGIIAAIVIGTLALFIAATIVAGAGQGIAISAATRGLLHDSTLADRAPIFSVIYVLCYSSAAFPSLISGELSNTFSLPQIVLGYGGLALVATLFTVLAARNPYIDTTRNSQHGELIKVIDRNT
- a CDS encoding NADP-dependent oxidoreductase, with protein sequence MKAIVVTDQAAGTAGMTLAERPDPDAARLASLEGANYGDVVVKVYASGFTGNELEWPSTWVDRRGFDRTPSIPGHEVAGVVTALSYGTTGLSVGQRVFGITDWTRDGTLAEYTVVEARNLAPLPGDVDFTVGAGVAMAGLTAWQGLFDHGHLLEGQSVLVHGAAGAVGSMATQLAREAGAYVIGTGRASGRQTAVDFGAHEFVDLDNDPLEDVGGVDLVFDVIGGDIQKRSAGLVRAGGTLVTVTGPPEARPADGLAIDFVVVSDRAQLGEIVRRVRDGRVRTNIGTVAALDDAVAALNPSERTKGKTVIRVRP
- a CDS encoding GNAT family N-acetyltransferase; amino-acid sequence: MTDATEPTRYAFEYPDEAGYPDEKDTLGQDQAVLIDEVIDDPHAPAFDFQVVNDEKLGIYDALVGDREVAGLTYNVAGDDRLVLLATSVFPEFRKQGIATELIRRVLDDVRVQGKTVTVMCPIVRTFIDHNPEYADLIDPEHPGATQGRTHLP
- a CDS encoding NADP-dependent oxidoreductase, which codes for MKAIVVTDEAAGTAGMMLAERPEPEATANDVLVEVHASGFTPGELTWPGTWTDRLGRDRTPSIPGHEVAGVVSALGYGSRGLSVGQRVFGLADWSRDGTLAEYVAIEARNLAPLPGDVDFTVGASLPISGLTAWQGLFVHGRFQAGQSVLVHGAAGGVGSMVTQLAKEAGAYVIGTGRAADRQTALDFGAQEFVDLGNDALEDVAGVDLVFDVIGGDIQKRSAGLVRAGGMLVTIAGPPEAQPADGLTVDFVVEADRAQLGEVVQRIRDGRLRTNIGNVATLDDAVAAFNPTERIKGKTIIRVRS
- a CDS encoding Ada metal-binding domain-containing protein; amino-acid sequence: MPSFTHQGGDRRRLPRLGRTQIRTTWEERLDGSFLTAVKTTGTYCRPSCRAKTPRTENVDFRPPAASAQLAGFRAWKRCSPRRSAPGPAGAWPVDAWGREAGFAAGIEVGDGVPQLGQGYDQRVASNKVHRRRRRVTDLSGQLGKTPTSGVTKW
- a CDS encoding OsmC family protein → METDQDRVVASARAVLPASERRRTDMTTRGFTFVADEPHNGALGEGPTPTEYLLMALASCTAQTLRQYVDYKYDTAGDITVEIDYHEPEQEGAERYLQRTITLSEEPDPDDLKVMHDIAEKSPVTLLIQFAWSVRTEFVGPR